In Flavobacterium piscisymbiosum, the sequence ATTTCACACAATTTTCTTAGGAACAAAAGGGAAAAAGTTTCTAACTCTGGTTTATGTTATTTTATTTTCTGTTTGTATATTCTATTTTTTGGTAAGGCATTGTTTTATTTCACTCATTAGCTGAGAAAAACAAAAATAATAATTCCGGTCTATAAGATTTATATATTATAAATAAGTATCTCAAATTAAGCAGTATGAATTTTAGTTCAGATCCTATAAATAATCTGGAGAATCTTATATCAAAAAATAAAACCAAAAGTTTATCCATTTATTTTGTAATTGTTTTAGCACTTATAATTTTCTTAGGACTTTTGCCTATAATCAAAGTAGATATTAGTAGTCAGAGTCGTGGTATTATTCGCAGTAAAACGGACAATGTACCTGTTACGGCAATTGTAAGCGGGCGTGTGAAATGGGTTTCCTTAAATAATAATAATAATATTGTAGAAAAAGGAGATACGCTTGTAAAAATCTCAAAAGAAAACCTGGAAAGTGATAAAGAGATACAAAATACACTATCTGGTTCTGTCTCTGAATTATTAAATGATCTTTCAAACCTTCTACAAAATAAAACGAATCATTTGCTCACATCTGCAGCACGAGAAGATTTATTCAAATTTCAATCGGGAAAAAGTGAATTGCAAAGCAAAATTTCACAGGCACAAATAAATCATGACCGTAATAGAATCTTGTATGATAAGGATATTATTGCAAAAGCTGATTTCGAAAAAATCGAATATGAATTGCATTTCAATAAACAAGCATTGCAAAGTTATATAAGTCAGCAGAAATTGACTTGGGAAAATCAGAAAAGAGATTTAGAAGAACGTTTGAAAAATTTGAACGGATCGGTTTCTAAAATAAATATTGAATCGAACAATTATATTATTTTGGCTCCTATTTCTGGAACTATAGAGAATTTTTCAGGTATTCAGAAAGGTTCTTTCATTAATGCATCACAATCTATCGCAACGATTTCTTCGGCTGATCATCTTATTGTAGAAAATAATGTTGCTACAAATGATATTGGCTTAATTAAGAAAAATCAAAAAGTAAAATTTCAATTGGATGCTTTTAATTATAACCAATGGGGTTTTTTAGAAGGAAAAGTAATTGATATCGATAAAAATATAACAATTCAGGGAGAGCAGGCTTTTTTTAAAGTTCGTTGCGCTCTTGATTCTACAACACTGAAACTGAAATCAGGTTATCAGGCCAATGTTTCTAAAGGAATGACCTTAACAACCAGATACATATTAACCCGCAGAAGTTTGTTTGATCTGTTATTTGATAAAATAGATGATTGGTTAAACCCAAAACAAATAGCAAAGAGTAATTAAAATGGCTTCAATAAAAATAAAACAACATGATATTCAAGATTGTGGTGCTGCTTGTTTGGCATCTATTGGAAACCATTTCAAAGTTAATTTGCCTATAGCCAGAATTAGACAGTATGTCAACACTGATAAACGTGGTACAAATGTACTGGGTATTATTGAGGGAGCAGAAAAAATGGGCTTTACAGCAAAAGGTGTAAAAGGAGGTCTGGATTCTTTAGATAAAATTCCGCTTCCTGCAATTGCCCACATTATCACAAAAGCACAATTACATCATTATGTTGTAATTTACAAAGTTGAGAAATCTAAAATTACGGTTATGGATCCGGGTTTTGGTAAAATGGAAGTTTATACTGTTGAAGAATTCCAAAAAATATGGTCTGGTGTGCTAATTCTTTTTGCACCCAATGATGATTTTAAAACACTAAACGAAAAAACTTCGCCAATAAAGAGATTTTGGAATTTAATTCAACCACATAAAATCATTTTACTTCAGGCATTAATTGGTGCCATAGTTTTTACTGTTTTGGGATTGTCAATGTCTATTTATATTCAAAAAATCACAGATTATGTTTTGGTCGATGGCAATAAAAACCTACTTAATTTATTGAGTATTTCGATGATTGCTATTATAGCACTTCAAGCTTATATAGGCTCTAAAAAAAGCATATTTGTTATGAAAACGGGGCAATTAATTGACGCGAAATTAATTTTGGGTTATTATAAACATCTATTGCACTTACCACAACGTTTTTTTGACACTATGCAAATTGGTGAAATAACTTCCAGAATAAACGATGCAGTAAAAATTCGTTCGTTTATAAATGAAGTTGCTATAGAAATGATTGTCAACATTTTTATTGTAATTTTTTCATTTGCTTTAATGTTTACTTATTATTGGAAACTGGCTTTGGTTATTCTACTTGCGATTCCATTTTATACCTTGATATATTTTGTTTTAAACAAATTCAACAAGAAAGTCGAGCGAAATATTATGGAAAATGCTGCGGAATTACAAACTCAATTAGTAGAAAGTATTACACATGTAAGGACAGTAAAAGAATTTGGAATTGAAGAGTTTTCTAATTTAAAAACAGAAAATAAATTTGTAAAACTTTTATTTACAACTTATAAATCAGGCCTGAATGGAATTTTTGCTGGTACATCTACGCAACTTTTAGCTTCAGGATTTACGGTTGTTTTAATGTGGATTGGTTCCGGTTATGTGATTGACAGATCTATCACTCCAGGAGAATTATTTTCTTTTTATGCTTTAATCGGTTATTTTACATCGCCCGTTGCTTCTTTAATCGGAATGAATAAAACGGCTCAAAATGCATTAATTGCTGCTGATAGGCTTTTTGAAATAATGGATTTGGAAAGAGAGGAAACAGAGAATAAAGTTGAGTTAAAAAGAGAGAATGCAGGCGATATAAAATTCGAAAATGTTTCTTTTCGATATGGATCACGATTAGAAATTTTTAAAAAATTTAATGCCATATTCAAAAAAA encodes:
- a CDS encoding HlyD family secretion protein translates to MNFSSDPINNLENLISKNKTKSLSIYFVIVLALIIFLGLLPIIKVDISSQSRGIIRSKTDNVPVTAIVSGRVKWVSLNNNNNIVEKGDTLVKISKENLESDKEIQNTLSGSVSELLNDLSNLLQNKTNHLLTSAAREDLFKFQSGKSELQSKISQAQINHDRNRILYDKDIIAKADFEKIEYELHFNKQALQSYISQQKLTWENQKRDLEERLKNLNGSVSKINIESNNYIILAPISGTIENFSGIQKGSFINASQSIATISSADHLIVENNVATNDIGLIKKNQKVKFQLDAFNYNQWGFLEGKVIDIDKNITIQGEQAFFKVRCALDSTTLKLKSGYQANVSKGMTLTTRYILTRRSLFDLLFDKIDDWLNPKQIAKSN
- a CDS encoding peptidase domain-containing ABC transporter yields the protein MASIKIKQHDIQDCGAACLASIGNHFKVNLPIARIRQYVNTDKRGTNVLGIIEGAEKMGFTAKGVKGGLDSLDKIPLPAIAHIITKAQLHHYVVIYKVEKSKITVMDPGFGKMEVYTVEEFQKIWSGVLILFAPNDDFKTLNEKTSPIKRFWNLIQPHKIILLQALIGAIVFTVLGLSMSIYIQKITDYVLVDGNKNLLNLLSISMIAIIALQAYIGSKKSIFVMKTGQLIDAKLILGYYKHLLHLPQRFFDTMQIGEITSRINDAVKIRSFINEVAIEMIVNIFIVIFSFALMFTYYWKLALVILLAIPFYTLIYFVLNKFNKKVERNIMENAAELQTQLVESITHVRTVKEFGIEEFSNLKTENKFVKLLFTTYKSGLNGIFAGTSTQLLASGFTVVLMWIGSGYVIDRSITPGELFSFYALIGYFTSPVASLIGMNKTAQNALIAADRLFEIMDLEREETENKVELKRENAGDIKFENVSFRYGSRLEIFKKFNAIFKKNETTAIVGESGSGKTTLISLLQNLYPIKEGKIYIGEFDTQFIHYQSLRKIVGVIPQQLNLFSGNIIENIALGDSFPDIHRVLDLSKQLGITEFVEKLPNGFETQIGENGAMLSGGQKQRIAIARALYKNPEILLMDEATASLDTNSEKVVKDVIDNFKAQGKTIIIIAHRLSTIANADKILVMKSGAIAESGSHNSLLEQKGEYYNLWSKQSLL